The Knoellia sp. S7-12 region CCGAGACTCGTCCCGATGAGCCCCGTGCCGACAATGTGCACTCGTGCCAGGACCGGGCTCTGGGTCACATCCCCGCCGCGGTGTGGAGGTCTCCGACCTCACCCTTGGTGAGGCGACGGAACTTGCCCGGCTTGGTGTCGCCGAGACGGATCGGTCCGATCTGGGTGCGCACGAGAGAGAGCACCGGATGCCCGGCCTCGGCCAGCATGCGTCGCACGATGTGCTTGCGGCCCTCGTGGAGGATCACCTCGACGATGGCCTTGCCCGGCTGGCTGTCGACGACGCGGAACGAGTCGACCTTGACCGGACCGTCCTCGAGTTCGATGCCCTCGCGCAGCTTCTTGCCGAGGTCGCGCGGGACCGGCCCTCGGATCTGGGCGAGGTAGGTCTTGAGGACGCCGTACTTGGGGTGCTGCAACCGGTGGGCGAGGTCACCGTCATTGGTGAGGAGGAGCAAACCCTCGGTGTCGGAGTCGAGGCGCCCGACGTGGAAGAGCCGCTCCTTGCGGTCACCGAAGTAGTCACCGATGTCGATGCGACCGAGGTCGTCGTTCATCGACGTGACGACGTTGAGCGGCTTGTTGAACGCGAGGTAGACCCGCGATTCGTCGAGCGTCACCCGCACACCGTCCACGTGGACGACCTGTTCGGAGTTGATGCGGACACCGAGCTCGGTGACGATCTGTCCGTCGACCTCGACGCGTCCATCCGTGATCATCTGCTCACACACGCGACGCGACCCCACTCCCGCCGAGGCGAGGAGCTTTTGGAGGCGTATGCCGTCAGGGTCGTGGACGTCGATCTTGGGCACCTTGGGCCGGTCGGGCAGGCCCGTGGGCTGGCTCTTCTTCGTCGTGCCGACACCCCGGGGACGTCCGCCACCTGCGGGAGGGCCGCCTGCGCGACCACCGGAGGCGGAACCTCGGCCACCACTGCCACTGCCATGCTTTTTCGCGGGTCCGCCGCGTCGGCTTTGCGGCGGGGTCATGCCCGACCGCTTTCTGCAATTTCGTCGAGCATGTCGACCTCCGGAAGGTAGGGGGCTAGGGCGGGTAGGTCATCGAGCGTCTGCAGTCCGAGCCGCTCGAGGAAATAGGAAGTCGTGCCATAGAAGGTGGCCGTCGACTCCTCGTCAGTGCCGACCTCCTCGATCAGACCTCGGGTGAGGAGGGTGCGGATG contains the following coding sequences:
- a CDS encoding pseudouridine synthase codes for the protein MTPPQSRRGGPAKKHGSGSGGRGSASGGRAGGPPAGGGRPRGVGTTKKSQPTGLPDRPKVPKIDVHDPDGIRLQKLLASAGVGSRRVCEQMITDGRVEVDGQIVTELGVRINSEQVVHVDGVRVTLDESRVYLAFNKPLNVVTSMNDDLGRIDIGDYFGDRKERLFHVGRLDSDTEGLLLLTNDGDLAHRLQHPKYGVLKTYLAQIRGPVPRDLGKKLREGIELEDGPVKVDSFRVVDSQPGKAIVEVILHEGRKHIVRRMLAEAGHPVLSLVRTQIGPIRLGDTKPGKFRRLTKGEVGDLHTAAGM